Proteins found in one Salvia splendens isolate huo1 chromosome 10, SspV2, whole genome shotgun sequence genomic segment:
- the LOC121752671 gene encoding endo-1,4-beta-xylanase 5-like gives MLHWDFYEQRLGPNASLDFFLTVQESDPLARLFMNDFNVLETCDDTKSTVDNYVSRLQEFGAAGVVMDGIGLEGHFSAPNPALIHAVLDKLALLDLPIWLTEVDISKKFDQQMQGCYQMCLTDNTLKNLPAGDVVDALLKEWRTSAIEGKSEVHGAFGFIGFHGQYHVAVSWQQNRAHDAVSQPRR, from the exons ATGCTCCACTGGGACTTCTACGAGCAGAGGCTCGGCCCCAACGCAAGCCTAGACTTCTTCTTGACGGTTCAGGAATCGGACCCCCTTGCTCGCCTCTTCATGAACGACTTCAACGTCCTTGAGACCTGCGATGACACGAAATCGACTGTCGATAATTATGTCTCGAGGCTTCAAGAATTCGGAGCAGCCGGGGTGGTAATGGACGGAATCGGACTCGAAGGGCATTTCTCTGCTCCGAATCCAGCCTTGATCCACGCTGTGCTCGACAAACTAGCCCTCCTCGATCTCCCCATCTGGCTCACGGAGGTGGACATCAGCAAGAAATTCGATCAACAAATGCAG GGATGCTACCAAATGTGCTTAACAGATAACACTCTCAAGAACCTCCCGGCCGGAGATGTCGTCGATGCCCTCCTGAAGGAATGGCGGACCAGCGCGATCGAGGGCAAGAGCGAGGTCCATGGTGCCTTCGGCTTCATTGGCTTCCACGGCCAATACCACGTCGCTGTCAGCTGGCAACAGAACCGCGCACACGACGCTGTCTCTCAGCCGCGGCGATGA
- the LOC121752672 gene encoding endo-1,4-beta-xylanase 5-like has product MVLSKFKVESMESLLFVLLPGFYLLLGATATATAKTTSFSEEGPSYDYSASIECKSAPDSPLYNGGVMKDQTLGTRGHRHFKIAMNSPALTLSNLTGDTIYAFSSWVKISGADSAALKATLTTDNTTFTCVGTVVARSACWSFLKGGFSLDSPSNYAFIYFQNSDDFQLNVSVSSASLQPFTYQEWNENQQKMITTERKRAAILHVSDVDGTRLQGASVAVEQISRDFPFGSAIAETILGNLPYQNWFVERFNAAVFENELKWAATEPRQGEVNYTIPNQMLEFTRRNQITVRGHNIFWEDPKYTPLWVRNLPAPELKSAVSSRIQSLVSNYKNEFVH; this is encoded by the exons ATGGTGCTGTCAAAATTTAAGGTTGAGAGCATGGAAAGTTTATTATTCGTTTTGTTACCGGGTTTCTATCTCCTTCTTGGAgctactgctactgctactGCCAAGACTACTAGTTTCTCGGAGGAAGGCCCTTCCTACGATTATTCTGCAAGTATTGAG TGCAAATCAGCACCAGATAGTCCACTCTACAACGGTGGTGTCATGAAGGATCAGACTCTTGGAACGAGAGGGCACCGCCACTTCAAAATCGCGATGAATTCCCCTGCCCTCACTTTGAGCAATCTCACCGGCGATACGATCTATGCCTTCTCCA GCTGGGTTAAGATTTCTGGTGCAGATTCGGCCGCGCTAAAGGCGACCCTAACGACCGATAACACCACTTTTACTTGCGTGGGAACTGTGGTCGCGAGGAGTGCATGCTGGTCATTTCTCAAAGGCGGATTCAGCCTCGACTCACCTTCCAACTACGCGTTCATCTACTTTCAG AATTCAGATGATTTCCAATTGAATGTATCAGTTTCAAGTGCTTCTCTTCAGCCATTTACTTATCAGGAGTGGAATGAAAACCAGCAAAAAATGATAACCACA GAGAGGAAACGCGCTGCCATACTGCACGTATCGGATGTCGATGGAACGAGGCTGCAGGGTGCCAGCGTCGCTGTAGAGCAAATTTCTCGAGATTTCCCATTCGGATCCGCCATTGCAGAGACCATCCTTGGGAATTTGCCATATCAG AATTGGTTTGTGGAACGATTCAACGCTGCTGTGTTCGAAAACGAGCTGAAATGGGCAGCAACGGAGCCTCGACAAGGAGAGGTGAACTACACGATCCCGAACCAAATGCTTGAATTCACGCGCAGAAACCAGATCACGGTGAGAGGGCACAACATCTTCTGGGAGGACCCAAAATACACGCCTCTGTGGGTTCGAAACCTACCAGCACCCGAGTTGAAATCTGCAGTTAGCTCGCGGATACAGAGCCTTGTCTCCAACTACAAGAACGAGTTTGTACACTGA